One genomic window of Hymenobacter sp. J193 includes the following:
- a CDS encoding biotin--[acetyl-CoA-carboxylase] ligase, whose translation MNITKYENQVEALHPKTLFTGQQVIWLAECASTNTEAHDLLLKSRATEGCVVLTDKQTAGRGQRGNWWEAAPGENLTLSVVWKPTFLPAADQFQLSVAVALAVRDWAATLLGDSLALRLKWPNDLYYQDQKLGGILIENTLNSVGIQSSIIGIGININQQQFAVPTATSIGVVTGRSYPLAPLVERLLEALERRYLQLRAGNVAAQQQEYLRVLYRYRQPAQYQAAGRLFQGVITGIEATGRLVVEENGQERTFGLQELRYC comes from the coding sequence TTGAATATCACAAAGTACGAAAATCAGGTGGAGGCACTGCATCCCAAAACCCTCTTCACGGGCCAGCAAGTGATTTGGCTGGCCGAATGTGCCTCTACGAACACGGAGGCGCATGATTTACTTCTCAAAAGCCGCGCCACGGAAGGCTGCGTAGTGCTGACCGACAAACAGACGGCCGGCCGCGGCCAGCGGGGCAACTGGTGGGAAGCCGCCCCCGGCGAGAACCTGACGCTGTCAGTTGTCTGGAAGCCCACGTTCCTGCCGGCCGCCGACCAGTTTCAACTCAGCGTGGCTGTGGCCCTAGCCGTGCGTGACTGGGCAGCCACGCTGCTGGGCGACTCGCTGGCGCTGCGCCTGAAGTGGCCCAACGACCTGTACTACCAGGACCAGAAGCTGGGCGGCATTCTTATTGAGAACACCTTAAACAGCGTTGGAATTCAATCCAGCATCATTGGAATCGGAATAAATATCAATCAGCAGCAGTTTGCCGTGCCTACGGCTACCTCCATTGGGGTGGTGACGGGGCGGAGCTACCCGCTGGCCCCGCTCGTGGAGCGCCTGCTGGAAGCCCTGGAGCGGCGCTACCTGCAGCTGCGGGCCGGCAACGTAGCCGCCCAGCAGCAGGAGTACCTGCGGGTGCTGTACCGCTACCGGCAGCCGGCGCAGTATCAGGCCGCTGGTCGGCTTTTTCAGGGCGTCATCACCGGTATAGAAGCTACTGGTCGATTAGTGGTGGAGGAAAACGGGCAGGAGCGTACCTTCGGGCTACAAGAACTGCGGTACTGCTGA
- a CDS encoding T9SS type A sorting domain-containing protein, with protein MKLSTLVVLLVLLVGQQLSGVAAAVTARKASPPAVAAWQQPELAASMQLYPNPARGMVMLTLQQQPGQDYKLRISNIIGREVRVLPLRAELTAIGQPLNLSDLPAGMYMCSLLQNEKVMGTKRLVLQN; from the coding sequence ATGAAACTCTCTACTCTGGTTGTATTGCTGGTGCTGCTCGTGGGGCAGCAGCTCTCAGGCGTAGCGGCCGCCGTTACGGCGCGCAAAGCTTCGCCGCCCGCGGTAGCAGCCTGGCAGCAGCCGGAACTGGCTGCCAGCATGCAGCTCTACCCCAATCCCGCGCGTGGCATGGTCATGCTCACGCTGCAGCAGCAGCCCGGCCAGGACTACAAGCTGCGCATCTCCAACATCATTGGACGGGAAGTGCGCGTGCTGCCGCTGCGTGCCGAACTTACGGCCATCGGCCAGCCCCTCAACCTTTCTGATCTGCCCGCGGGTATGTACATGTGCAGCCTGCTGCAGAATGAAAAGGTGATGGGCACGAAGCGGCTGGTGCTGCAGAACTAG
- a CDS encoding DUF2723 domain-containing protein yields the protein MRRYKSLNNLVGWLVFAVATLTYLLTLEPTASYWDCGEFIACSYKLLVPHPPGAPTFLLLGRLLSLLSFGDATKVPLLINALSALSSSFTVLFLFWIITMLAKKLVLRRPGMADDRTLEPTSGQTWLILGSGAVGALAFAFSDSFWFNAVEAEVYAMSAVCTAVVVWLMLKWENRADEPDSDKWLILIAYAIGLSIGVHLLNLLAIPALGFIYYFRKNEHPTLLGSFLTLLISSIIVGVILVGIIPGLPSLAGGFEVFFVNTIGLPFNWGIIIFLLLFLTLIWMGFRYAANAGNRLLNTALLSFVFILIGYSSYLIVPIRSSYHPTINENNPEDVLSFVSYLKREQYGDRPLLYGPQFNARPIASKEGAKRYVRKGDQYAEAAPRTEYEYAPEDKMLLPRLYSASPEHLYQYKKWVNVREDVKPTMGQNLSFMFRYQFGHMFWRYFLWNFVGRESDVQQAGVVTPFESKNGLPERVADSKAYNNFLALPLILGLIGLFYHTRRDGKNAFIVGLLFVFTGLAIVFYLNQPPIEPRERDYTFTGAFFAFAIWIGLGVLALAEGLRTVLKADGLRAGVATLLGLLIPGIMVAQGWNDHNRSNRYISIDSAKNMLNSCAPNAILFTNGDNDTFPLWYAQEVEGIRTDVRVAVLSYMNTDWYIDQMKRPSYKSAPLPISMERTQYVEGTNDYLPYVANPAVKEVNLKEFISLVKQNSPLLQVSYGEGGPTLLSFPTSKFFLPIDTVAVQKLGIIAPERRRHVVPVMEWDMGKGAIEKKNLAILDILATNNWERPVYFGTTVNSQDYMGLEPYFQLEGMAYRILPARDPDYNPRSGDDGYIVKDQMYDILLKKFAYRNLDNPGVYYDENSQRFPANYHDKFARLANAYLAVGNTAKAKEVANKCLALMPDAAIPYDFYTPQLIPALVQGGEKVRANQIMDTLTNRAQLALAYYTSHNPALHDQEIQQSLITLQSVARAADSVGDQARAAKSFGLMQQYMPQQQ from the coding sequence ATGCGTCGTTACAAAAGCCTGAATAATCTGGTGGGCTGGCTGGTGTTTGCCGTGGCCACCCTCACCTATCTGCTCACGCTGGAGCCCACCGCCAGCTACTGGGACTGCGGCGAATTTATAGCCTGCTCCTACAAACTGCTGGTGCCGCACCCTCCGGGAGCACCTACCTTCCTGCTGCTGGGCCGCCTGCTTTCACTGCTCTCCTTTGGCGATGCCACCAAAGTGCCCCTGCTCATCAATGCGCTGTCGGCCCTTAGCTCCTCGTTCACGGTGCTGTTCCTGTTCTGGATTATCACCATGCTGGCCAAGAAGCTTGTGCTGCGCCGGCCCGGTATGGCCGACGACCGTACGCTGGAGCCTACCAGCGGGCAGACCTGGCTGATCCTGGGCAGCGGTGCCGTAGGTGCTCTGGCCTTTGCCTTCTCCGATTCATTCTGGTTTAACGCCGTGGAGGCCGAGGTCTATGCCATGTCGGCGGTATGCACGGCCGTGGTGGTGTGGCTGATGCTGAAGTGGGAAAACCGTGCCGACGAGCCCGATTCCGACAAATGGCTGATTCTGATTGCCTACGCCATTGGCCTCAGCATCGGCGTCCACTTGCTGAATCTGCTGGCTATTCCGGCCCTGGGCTTTATATATTACTTCCGCAAAAACGAGCACCCCACGCTGCTGGGCTCTTTCCTCACCCTGCTCATCAGCAGCATTATCGTGGGCGTGATTCTGGTGGGTATCATTCCCGGCCTGCCGTCGTTGGCGGGTGGGTTTGAGGTGTTTTTCGTGAACACCATCGGGCTGCCCTTCAACTGGGGTATCATTATCTTCCTACTGCTGTTTCTTACGCTCATCTGGATGGGCTTCCGCTACGCGGCCAACGCCGGCAACCGCCTGCTCAACACCGCCCTGCTGTCGTTCGTGTTCATTCTGATTGGGTACTCTTCGTACCTGATTGTGCCCATCCGCAGCTCCTACCACCCCACCATCAACGAAAATAACCCCGAGGACGTGCTGTCGTTCGTGAGCTACCTCAAGCGCGAACAATACGGTGACCGGCCCCTGCTCTACGGCCCGCAGTTCAATGCCCGGCCCATTGCTTCGAAGGAAGGTGCCAAGCGCTACGTGCGCAAGGGCGACCAGTACGCCGAAGCCGCTCCCCGCACCGAGTATGAGTACGCTCCCGAGGACAAGATGCTGCTGCCGCGCCTTTACAGCGCCTCACCCGAACACCTGTACCAGTACAAAAAGTGGGTAAACGTTCGCGAGGATGTGAAGCCGACGATGGGCCAAAACCTGTCGTTTATGTTCCGCTACCAGTTCGGGCACATGTTCTGGCGCTACTTCCTCTGGAACTTTGTGGGCCGCGAAAGCGACGTGCAGCAGGCCGGCGTAGTGACGCCTTTCGAAAGCAAAAACGGCCTGCCCGAGCGGGTAGCCGACAGCAAAGCCTACAACAATTTCCTGGCGCTGCCGCTCATTTTGGGCCTCATCGGCTTGTTTTACCACACCCGCCGCGACGGCAAAAACGCCTTTATTGTGGGCCTGCTGTTTGTGTTTACGGGCTTGGCCATTGTGTTCTACCTCAACCAGCCACCCATCGAGCCCCGCGAACGGGACTACACCTTCACGGGCGCCTTCTTCGCGTTTGCCATCTGGATTGGACTGGGGGTGCTGGCGCTGGCCGAAGGGCTGCGTACCGTGCTGAAAGCCGACGGCCTGCGGGCCGGCGTGGCCACGCTGCTGGGGCTGCTGATTCCGGGCATCATGGTGGCGCAGGGCTGGAACGACCACAACCGCTCCAACCGCTACATCTCCATCGACTCGGCCAAGAACATGCTGAACAGCTGCGCGCCCAACGCCATCCTGTTCACCAACGGCGACAACGACACCTTCCCGCTCTGGTACGCCCAGGAGGTAGAGGGCATCCGCACCGACGTGCGCGTAGCCGTGCTCAGCTACATGAACACCGACTGGTACATCGACCAGATGAAACGCCCGTCCTATAAGTCGGCGCCGCTGCCCATTTCCATGGAGCGCACCCAGTACGTGGAAGGTACCAACGACTACCTGCCCTACGTGGCTAACCCGGCTGTGAAGGAAGTGAACCTGAAAGAGTTTATTTCCCTGGTGAAGCAGAACAGCCCGCTGCTGCAGGTAAGCTACGGTGAGGGCGGCCCCACGCTGCTGTCTTTTCCCACCAGCAAGTTCTTTTTGCCCATCGATACCGTGGCCGTGCAGAAGCTGGGCATTATTGCGCCGGAGCGCCGCCGCCATGTGGTACCGGTAATGGAATGGGACATGGGAAAAGGTGCTATCGAAAAGAAAAACCTGGCTATTCTCGACATCCTGGCCACCAACAACTGGGAGCGGCCCGTGTACTTCGGTACCACCGTCAACTCTCAGGACTACATGGGCCTGGAACCTTACTTCCAGCTTGAAGGCATGGCCTATCGGATACTGCCCGCCCGCGACCCAGACTACAATCCGCGCAGCGGCGACGACGGCTACATCGTGAAAGACCAGATGTATGACATCCTGCTCAAGAAATTCGCCTACCGCAACCTCGATAATCCCGGGGTGTACTACGACGAAAACAGCCAGCGCTTCCCGGCTAACTACCACGACAAGTTCGCCCGCTTGGCCAACGCCTACCTGGCCGTCGGCAACACGGCCAAAGCCAAAGAAGTAGCCAATAAGTGCCTGGCGCTGATGCCAGACGCCGCCATTCCTTACGACTTCTATACCCCACAGCTGATACCGGCCCTGGTGCAGGGTGGCGAAAAGGTTCGTGCAAACCAGATTATGGACACGCTCACTAACCGGGCACAGCTGGCACTAGCCTACTATACCTCGCACAACCCGGCCCTGCACGACCAGGAAATCCAGCAAAGCCTGATTACCCTGCAAAGCGTGGCCCGTGCCGCCGACAGCGTAGGCGACCAGGCCCGCGCCGCCAAATCCTTCGGGCTGATGCAGCAGTACATGCCCCAGCAGCAGTAA
- the rlmB gene encoding 23S rRNA (guanosine(2251)-2'-O)-methyltransferase RlmB: MENRNDRPRQPKSRPFYDADNRPVPRPDSRRADYRPEGRSDERPDSRREIRDDARGDYKPRYPHRPAADRGIDMLFGLRPILEALHAHRTLEKIYLLRGTKNSITQEITELAKEANVPVSLVPLEKLNDLTRKNHQGAVAFVSPIEYQPLDSILAGLYEEGKTPLLLILDRITDVRNFGSIARNAECMGVHAIVVPSRGAAQINGDALKTSAGALNLIPVCREPNLKETLTFLRESGVQVVACTEKADASLEAQSVDMSGPLAVLMGSEEDGISPEYLKLADYKLRIPMAGQISSLNVSVASGIMLYEVLRQRLTK; this comes from the coding sequence ATGGAAAACCGCAACGACCGACCCCGGCAGCCCAAGAGCCGCCCCTTTTACGACGCCGATAACCGTCCCGTACCCCGTCCCGACAGCCGCCGCGCCGACTACCGCCCGGAAGGTCGCTCGGATGAGCGCCCCGACAGCCGCCGCGAAATCCGCGACGATGCCCGCGGTGACTATAAGCCCCGCTATCCGCACCGCCCGGCCGCCGACCGGGGCATCGACATGCTGTTTGGGCTGCGCCCTATTCTGGAAGCCCTGCACGCGCACCGCACGCTGGAGAAAATCTACCTGCTGCGTGGCACCAAGAACAGCATCACTCAGGAAATTACCGAGCTGGCCAAGGAAGCCAACGTGCCCGTATCCCTGGTGCCGCTGGAAAAGCTCAACGACCTCACCCGCAAAAACCACCAGGGTGCAGTAGCCTTCGTGTCGCCCATCGAGTACCAGCCGCTGGACAGCATTCTGGCGGGCTTGTACGAGGAAGGCAAAACGCCGCTGCTGCTCATCCTGGACCGTATTACCGATGTGCGCAACTTCGGCTCCATTGCCCGCAACGCCGAGTGTATGGGCGTGCACGCCATTGTGGTACCCAGCCGCGGAGCTGCCCAGATCAACGGCGACGCGCTCAAAACCTCCGCCGGCGCCCTCAACCTGATTCCGGTCTGCCGCGAGCCAAACCTGAAGGAGACGCTCACCTTCCTGCGCGAGTCGGGGGTGCAAGTGGTGGCCTGCACCGAAAAGGCGGACGCCAGCTTGGAAGCTCAGTCGGTGGATATGAGCGGGCCGCTGGCCGTGCTCATGGGCAGCGAGGAAGACGGCATCAGCCCCGAGTATCTCAAGCTGGCCGACTACAAGCTACGCATCCCCATGGCCGGCCAGATCAGCTCCCTCAACGTATCCGTTGCCAGCGGCATCATGCTCTACGAAGTGCTCCGACAGCGCCTGACGAAGTAA
- a CDS encoding mannose-1-phosphate guanylyltransferase, with protein MNAHTYLVVMAGGIGSRFWPFSRTQHPKQFHDVLGVGRSMLQLTIDRFRGICPVENILVVTNRDYTSLVEQHLPELAPEQILGEPIGRNTAPCIAYASYRIAQRDPEAVIVVTPADHAVFHEDIFQRVIRQAADAAREHDILITLGIQPSRADTGYGYIQFLDDNTSSLGPLKKVKTFTEKPNLELAKMFLDSGDFLWNSGLFVWRAEVIIQAFHQYLSDIAEVFDDGQQLLGTPQEEEFIAQAYTRCRNISIDYGVMEKADNVYVLPADFGWSDLGTWDSLHRMGHHDAQNNVVDGNALLYDTKECVIKTPPERLVVVQGLEGYIVAEYDNVLLICKRTEEQRVKDFVADVKSKKGNGYN; from the coding sequence ATGAACGCACACACCTACCTCGTGGTCATGGCCGGCGGCATTGGCAGCCGTTTCTGGCCTTTTAGCCGCACCCAGCATCCCAAGCAGTTTCACGATGTGCTGGGCGTGGGCCGCTCCATGCTGCAGCTCACCATCGACCGGTTTCGCGGTATCTGCCCCGTGGAGAACATCCTGGTAGTAACCAACCGCGACTATACTTCCTTGGTAGAGCAGCACCTGCCGGAGCTGGCCCCCGAGCAGATTCTGGGCGAGCCTATCGGGCGCAACACGGCTCCCTGCATTGCCTATGCCAGCTACCGCATCGCCCAGCGCGACCCGGAGGCCGTCATTGTCGTGACGCCGGCCGACCACGCCGTGTTTCACGAGGACATTTTTCAGCGCGTCATCCGCCAGGCCGCCGACGCCGCCCGGGAGCATGATATCCTGATTACGCTGGGCATTCAGCCCTCCCGCGCCGACACTGGCTATGGCTACATTCAGTTCCTGGACGACAATACGTCTTCGCTCGGGCCGCTGAAGAAGGTGAAGACCTTCACCGAAAAGCCGAACCTTGAACTGGCTAAGATGTTCCTCGACAGCGGCGACTTCCTGTGGAATTCCGGGCTGTTTGTGTGGCGGGCCGAGGTCATCATTCAGGCGTTTCATCAGTACCTGAGCGACATTGCTGAGGTGTTTGACGACGGCCAGCAGCTGCTCGGCACCCCGCAGGAAGAAGAATTCATTGCTCAGGCCTACACCCGCTGCCGCAACATCAGCATCGACTACGGGGTGATGGAAAAGGCAGACAACGTGTACGTGCTGCCCGCCGACTTCGGCTGGAGCGACTTGGGCACCTGGGATTCCCTGCACCGCATGGGCCACCACGATGCCCAGAATAATGTAGTAGACGGCAACGCCCTGCTCTACGATACCAAAGAGTGCGTTATCAAAACACCTCCGGAGCGGCTGGTAGTGGTGCAGGGCCTCGAAGGCTACATCGTGGCCGAGTACGACAACGTGCTGCTCATCTGCAAGCGCACTGAGGAGCAGCGTGTCAAAGACTTCGTGGCCGATGTAAAGTCGAAGAAAGGCAACGGGTATAACTAA
- a CDS encoding SIS domain-containing protein codes for MKQLKDTNALAKKVLLEEADAIRGVAAALDQRPDFANCVAAILALQGRVVVTGIGKSAHIASKIVATLNSTGTPALFMHAADAIHGDLGMILPEDFVICISKSGDTPEIKVLVPLLKRKGTALAALVSNADSYLGKQADYVLHAPVEREACPHNLAPTTSTTAALALGDALAVCLLESRDFTSQDFARLHPGGTLGKKLYLKVGDLSRNNEKPRVSIDAPLKEIILEISGKRLGATAVLDPGTDELRGIITDGDLRRMLTNFAHLDDVRAQDIMTLAPVTVETDDFAAEALTRMQLRNITQLVVLENGQFSGFIHLHDLLREGLV; via the coding sequence TTGAAACAGCTCAAAGACACCAACGCACTGGCAAAAAAAGTGCTTCTCGAAGAAGCCGATGCCATCCGGGGCGTAGCTGCTGCCCTCGACCAGCGTCCCGATTTCGCCAACTGCGTCGCCGCCATCCTGGCCCTGCAGGGCCGCGTGGTCGTCACAGGTATTGGCAAAAGCGCCCACATTGCCAGCAAAATAGTGGCTACGCTGAACTCTACGGGCACTCCGGCCCTGTTTATGCACGCCGCCGACGCCATTCATGGCGACTTGGGCATGATCCTGCCCGAGGACTTCGTTATCTGCATCAGCAAGAGCGGCGACACGCCCGAAATAAAAGTGCTGGTGCCCCTGCTCAAGCGCAAAGGCACGGCCCTGGCCGCCCTGGTCAGCAACGCCGACTCCTACCTGGGCAAGCAGGCCGACTATGTGCTGCACGCCCCGGTGGAGCGCGAAGCCTGCCCGCACAACCTGGCGCCTACTACGTCCACTACCGCCGCTCTGGCCCTGGGCGACGCGCTGGCGGTGTGCCTGCTCGAAAGCCGGGACTTCACTTCCCAGGACTTTGCCCGCCTGCATCCCGGCGGCACGCTCGGCAAAAAGCTCTACCTGAAAGTAGGCGACCTGAGCCGCAACAACGAAAAACCCCGCGTGAGCATCGACGCGCCTCTCAAGGAAATCATCCTCGAAATTTCGGGCAAGCGCCTGGGTGCCACCGCCGTGCTCGACCCCGGCACCGACGAGCTGCGCGGCATCATTACGGATGGCGACCTGCGCCGGATGCTCACCAACTTCGCCCACCTCGACGACGTGCGCGCCCAGGATATTATGACGCTGGCCCCCGTGACGGTGGAAACCGACGACTTTGCGGCCGAAGCCCTTACGCGCATGCAGCTGCGCAACATCACGCAGCTGGTGGTGCTGGAAAACGGGCAGTTCAGCGGCTTCATTCACCTGCACGACCTGTTGCGCGAAGGGCTGGTATAG